The sequence GTTGGATTTTTCGCTCGCATCAGTGTTTCACCCACAAGAACAGCATGATAATTTTTTTGAACACGTTCAACATCCGCTCGTGTTCGTATACCAGACTCACTAATATATACGGCTTCATTTTGCCTTTGATGATGCTTTGCCAGCTTTTGGCTAACTGCTATATCTACATCGAACGTTTCTAAGTTGCGATTATTTACCCCAATCAGCTTCGCCCCTAGTTTTTCGGCAATTCTCAATTCTTCTAAATTATGCGTTTCTACAAGTACTTCCAGAGATAGTTGCCGAGCGTATTCAAATAATTCACGCAGTTTATCCTCATCTAAAGCAGCTACAATCAAAAGAATAACTGTAGCACCAGCATTTCGCGCGCGAATTAACTGCTTTTTATCAATGATAAAATCTTTACACAATACTGGTACTTCAACGACGGTGGCAACTTTCTTTAAATCTGCCATACTTCCTTTAAAATAAATTTCATCAGTCAATACAGAAATAGCTGCTACCTCTGCTGCTTGATATTTAATTGCTTGCCCCACGACATCTACCTCAGTTCGAATATCTCCTTTAGAAGGAGACGCACGTTTAAGCTCAGCAATAATTTGCATGTTTTGTTCCTGACTTTTTAAACGATCATACAGGCTTGGTACTTGTTTGAGCTTGCCAATTTCTTCTTCTGCCATGTTTGCAACTTCTATTTCTTTTTGTTTTAAAATGGTTTCTAGAAAATTGTTCATGCGTAGGTTTCCTCCTTTTGAACCTTCAATACTTCTTGTAGCTTTTCATATGCTTTTCCGCTAAGTAATAGCTCTCGTGCTCGATTGATTCCCTCTGAAATAGATTGAGTTTTACCAGAAGCAAAAAAACCAAGTCCTGCGTTTAAAACCACTGTTTCAAAATAAGGAGACTCTTCCCCCCGTAATACAGAGAGTAAAATTTGGGCATTTTCCTCGGCATCCCCACCGCGAATGTCTTCTATTGTGTAAGATTTTAGTCCATAGTCACTCGCTTTAAAATCATGCACAGTAATCTTGTCATCCGCCAGTAGTGCGTAGTGGTTTTTACCAAACAATGTTGCTTCGTCCATTCCGGCTGCTCCTGTAATCACAATGGCTCGTTTTCTACCAAGCTGCCTGATTGTCTCTGCTGTTGTAACCAACAAATCATTGCGATAAGTTCCCATTAGTTGGTAATCAAGTGCTACTGGATTGGTCAATGGTCCAATTAAATTCATTAACGTTGGAACTTTGAGACTTTTTCGAGTGGGCATAATATACTTCATACTTGGATGAACATGTGGAGCAAAAATAAAGGCAAGATTGGTCTTTTTCATCATCTTTCCCAAAACGTCTGGATCAACCAAAAATTCAATTCCCAGTGCCTCACACGTGTCAAAGCTACCAGAACGACTAGAGATACTGCGATTGCCAGCTTTGGCAACCTTTAATCCACCAGAAGCTAACACAAAAGAAGCCGTCGTACTTACATTAAAACTATCCGATCCGTCTCCCCCTGTACCGCAATTACAAATCGTTTCGCTTGGATTGATGGGAAGTTGGACAGCTTTTTCTCTCAAAGTTTCAGCAAAACCAGCTAGTTCTTCTGCCGTTTCTCCTTTTATTTTCAATGCCATCAGTACAGCCCCCATTTCAGCTTCTGACAGTTCTCCATTAAAAATTTTTGTTGCAACTTCCTTACTTTCCGTCTTACTTAAGTCTTTTTGAGCGTAAATTTTCTGTAGTGTTTCCATATTACGGCCTCCTTTTTATTTTTGATAGTCTCTAACGATTTCTATGAAATTTTTAATCATCTGCTCACCCTCTTGTGTACCAATGGATTCTGGATGAAATTGCATCCCATATACTGGATATTCCTTGTGCTCAAAAGCCATAATTTCTTGGTCATCTGTACTTGTTCCTATAATCTGCAATTCTTTTGGAAATTGCTCATTTGAAACAATTAACGAGTGGTATCTCATAACTGCAAATTCCTTTGGAAAATCTTGAAATAAAGGATGAGGATTTTTTTCAAGAAGCATTTGTGAAATTTTTCCGTGTCTTATCTTTTTGGCTTGAACTACTTTCCCACCAAAAACCTCAGCAATTGCTTGATGCCCTAAGCAAATACCAAGTAATGGTTTTTTTGAGTAATAGTTTAGAATAAGTTTTTCCATCTCCCCAGCCTGACTAGGAATCCCTGGACCTGGAGAAAAGACGATTGCTTGAGCTGCCTCTGCCCGTTCTTCTAACCGACTATCATCATTTCTAAGGATTTCAATCTCATCGTATCCG is a genomic window of Vagococcus entomophilus containing:
- the trpC gene encoding indole-3-glycerol phosphate synthase TrpC, with product MNNFLETILKQKEIEVANMAEEEIGKLKQVPSLYDRLKSQEQNMQIIAELKRASPSKGDIRTEVDVVGQAIKYQAAEVAAISVLTDEIYFKGSMADLKKVATVVEVPVLCKDFIIDKKQLIRARNAGATVILLIVAALDEDKLRELFEYARQLSLEVLVETHNLEELRIAEKLGAKLIGVNNRNLETFDVDIAVSQKLAKHHQRQNEAVYISESGIRTRADVERVQKNYHAVLVGETLMRAKNPTSVAKELKVLRT
- the trpD gene encoding anthranilate phosphoribosyltransferase; translation: METLQKIYAQKDLSKTESKEVATKIFNGELSEAEMGAVLMALKIKGETAEELAGFAETLREKAVQLPINPSETICNCGTGGDGSDSFNVSTTASFVLASGGLKVAKAGNRSISSRSGSFDTCEALGIEFLVDPDVLGKMMKKTNLAFIFAPHVHPSMKYIMPTRKSLKVPTLMNLIGPLTNPVALDYQLMGTYRNDLLVTTAETIRQLGRKRAIVITGAAGMDEATLFGKNHYALLADDKITVHDFKASDYGLKSYTIEDIRGGDAEENAQILLSVLRGEESPYFETVVLNAGLGFFASGKTQSISEGINRARELLLSGKAYEKLQEVLKVQKEETYA
- a CDS encoding anthranilate synthase component II; translation: MILLVDNYDSFTHNLAQYLAGYDEIEILRNDDSRLEERAEAAQAIVFSPGPGIPSQAGEMEKLILNYYSKKPLLGICLGHQAIAEVFGGKVVQAKKIRHGKISQMLLEKNPHPLFQDFPKEFAVMRYHSLIVSNEQFPKELQIIGTSTDDQEIMAFEHKEYPVYGMQFHPESIGTQEGEQMIKNFIEIVRDYQK